The Ensifer canadensis genomic sequence CGGCATCAAGCAGGGAAAGACGCCGGACGAGCTTGTGCAAGAGGTGAAACTTTCTCCTGAGCTGGCAACGAGCCCATACCTGCAAGAGTACTACGGCAGTGTCGCTTGGACCGTACGCCGTCGGATGGTTCGATGGGAACGCCACCAATCTGAATCCTCTGCCACCTGCGGAGCGTGCCCGCAAAATGCTCGAAATGACAGGAGGGGCAGAGCAGATGATTGCCCGTGCCAGGGAAGCAGTCGAAGCAAAGGAGTTCCAATGGGCGGCCGAGATGATCGATCATGTACTGGCCATTGACCCTGCGAACATAGCAGCCAACGAGATCAAAGCCCGGGCACTTACCGAGTTGGGCGAGCGCCAGATCAATGCCACCGCCCGTAACTATTACCTCACCACAGCTCAGTATCTGTCGAAGGGAAAGGAACAGAACTAGTCTTCACAACGGAGTGGCCGTCACTAGACGGCGTCCGATGCCGGCGTTTTGCGCAACGGTAATGAAAGAGCTCCCGTCATGGCTCCGAACACCACACGATAACCAGTTTCCGAGCCCTAGGTCCCCCTCAAACTCGTGCTCGCGCGGATCGCGAAAGGCGGCGACCGATAACCGCGTTCTTTCACAAAGATCGGCTACGTCGCTTACCCAAAAAGGGTGCCGCCAGGCCGCACGGGTATCAACTGCCTGAATGGGGCGTTCTCGATTTTGTTTCTACAACATGGACTGACGATCTGCGCAGACCGTGAGACACGCCAGGCCGTAATGCAGGAGCATCCGTCGGCATCACGGTCGCGTCAGTAACATCGAGATGCCTTGTCCAACGCCAATACACATGGTGGCGACAGCTCGCCTTGCTCCTCGAAGTTCAAGTTCCAGTGCTGCGGTCAGCGCAAGGCGCGCACCGGACATGCCGAGAGGATGTCCCAAGGCAATGGCGCCGCCGTTGGGATTTACGTGGGCGGCATCATCTGCAAAGCCTAGCTGCCGCATGCAGGCGAGAGCCTGGGCTGCGAAAGCTTCATTGAGCTCGAGGATATCGATATCGCCGATGCCAACGCCGAGACGGTCCATGAGCTTTCTGGTGGAAAAGACGGGGCCCATGCCCATGACGCGTGGAGGAACCCCCGCCGTTGCCATCCCCTCGACGCGAGCAAGTGGCGTGAGGCCGTAGTGTTCGACCGCGCGGCCTGAGGCAAGCAGAAGTGCGGCCGCGCCGTCGTTGACACCGGATGCATTGCCGGCTGTCACGGTGCCATTGGTGCGGAACGGCGTCGGCAGGCTGGCGAGCTTCTCGAACGTTGTCTCGCGCGGATGCTCATCCTCTAAGACGTGCGTCGTCTCGCCCTTGCGCCCTTTGATCGGATAGGGGGCGATTTCGCGCGCGAAGCGGCCATTCTTTTGCGCAGCCGCAGCGCGGGCCTGGCTGCGGAGTGCAAAGCCGTCCTGGTCCGCGCGCGAGATATCAAACTCGGCTGCAACGTTTTCGGCGGTCTCCGGCATGGACTCGATGCCGTACCGTTCTTGCATGACCGGATTGACGAACCGCCAGCCGATCGTTGTGTCGTGTACTTCGGTGCTGCGTTGGAAGGCGTTTTGGGCCTTCGGCATGACGAAAGGCGCGCGCGACATGCTTTCGACGCCACCGGCAATCACGACTTCCGCCTCGCCGAGCCGGATCGCGCGTGCGGCGTAACCGACGGCATCCAGCCCCGAGCCGCAAAGCCGGTTGATCGTCGTGCCAGGAACCGCGTCCGGCAATCCGGCAAGCAAGGCGGCCATGCGGGCCACGTTGCGGTTGTCTTCGCCCGCCTGGTTGGCACAACCGAAGACGACCTCATCGATCGCTTCGGCCGGTACCGACGCGACGCGCGCCAGCGCGTCGCGGATTACGTGCGCGGCGAGGTCGTCGGCACGGGCGACCGACAAAGCGCCGCCGTATCGGCCGATGGGCGTGCGGACGCCATCAATGATATAGGCCTCGCTCATGATTTCAGGTCCTTGCCTTGCTGCGCGGTAAACATCGGCCCGCCCTTGTGGGCCGGAAAGCCGTAACCGTTGATCATCACCAGATCGATGTCGCCGGGGCGCGCGGCGATGCCTTCGGCCAGCAGCGCCGTTCCTTCATCGACCATCGCCTTCAAAAGCCGGCCCATGATCTCTTCGGCAGTGATGGCTCGCGGCGTGATGTTCTTGGCGGCGCGCGCCGCCTTGATCATCGCCGTCACTTCCGGATCGACGGTGCGCTCGCCGTTGGGGTAGGCGTACCAGCCGCGGCCACTCTTGCGGCCAAGACGGCCCGCCTCGCAAAGCCTATCGGCGATCTCGACATAACGTGCGGCAGGATCCCGCGTCGCGGCCTGCCGCTTCCGGCGCGCCCAGGCGATCTCCAACCCGGCCATGTCATTGACGGCGAAGATGCCCATCGGAAAACCGTAAGCTTCGAAGGCGGCGTCGATCTCGTCGGGCACGGCGCCATCCTCGAGCATCAACTCTGCCTCGCGACGATAGGCGGAGAAGATGCGGTTGCCGATGAAGCCCTCGGTAACGCCGCAGACGACGGGTAACTTGCCCAGGCGTTTGACGAAGGCGAGTGCACTCGCCAGCACATCGGGTGCGGTCTTGGCGCAATCGACGACTTCGACAAGCCGCATGACATTGGCGGGTGAGAAGAAGTGCAATCCGACCACCCGCGTCGGATCGGTCGTCGCCGCGGCGATCACGTCGGGATCGAGGTAGCTGGTGTTGGTTGCCAAAATGGTGCCTGGCGCAAGGATGCCGTCGAGCCGGCGAAACAGGTCCATCTTGACCTGGAGGTCGTCGAACACCGCTTCGATGACGAGATCAACGGTGGCGAGGTCTGCCGCTTCAGCGGTGGTCTGTAATCTGGCGAGGCAGTCGTCGCGTCCATCCTGGCCCATCCGTCCGGAGCGGACGGTTTTGTCGAGTGTCTCGGCAATGCGGTCGCGCGCGCCGGCTGCTGCTTCCTTTGTCTGTTCCAAAGCGATGACGCGACAGCCGCTGATCAGGGCGGAGACCGCAATGCCTGCCCCCATCAGCCCCGCGCCGACCACCGCAACTGTCTCGATTCTGCGTGGCGAGACTGTCTCTAACCCTTCGATCTTGCCGGCGGCGCGTTCGGCAAAGAATACGTGCAGCAGGGCAGCGGACTCGACGGAGTCGCGTAAACGCAGGAATGTGCAGCGTTCTTCCGCCAATCCCTGTTTCAGATCGACTTGACCGGCCGCCTTGACGAGACGTACCGCCTCGACCGGAGCGGATTGGCCGCGGGCTCGCGCCAGGACCTTCGCCTCCGCCGCGCTGACGGCTGCTGCGTCCACCGTCGGGACCGCCATCAAGCCGGTGCGACGGAGCGGCTTTGCACCCAGTTCGCGCAGGAGCGTAAGGGCGGCGGCTACAGGGTCCGCGGCGGTGCCATCGGCAAGGCCGAGTGCGACAGCTTCGCTCACGTTGACGGTGCGCCCCGTTCCGATGAGATCGATGGCCGCGATCGTGCCGATCAGCCGTGGCAGGCGTTGTGTCCCGCCAGCACCCGGAACGATGCCGAGCTTCACTTCGGGCAGTCCGAACGCGGCCTTTTCTCCAGCTATGCGACCGTGGCAGGCGAGCGCCACCTCGCAGCCTCCGCCAAGGGCGGAGCCATTCACCGAGCAGACGACCGGCTTTTCGAAAGTCTCGATGCGATCGATCACCTCGGGAAGCATCGGCTCCATGGGCGGTTTGCCAAACTCCTTGATATCAGCACCGCCGATAAACGTGCTGCCCGCACCGGTGATCACGAGACCGGTAATCGTCGGAAGGTCAGTAGCATGATCCAAAGCAGCCATCAGGCCGGACCTGACATGCGCCGACAGCGCGTTGACGGGCGGGTTGTCGATGGTGACGACGAGAGCACCTTGTTCCCGACGGGCGGAAACGCTCTGCGAAAATCTGATCTCTGGCATGTCGGCAATCCTCAATCGGGGATGACGGCCGTGACCTGGATTTCGATCTTGGCCCGGTCTTCGACCAGCGCGACCACCTGCATTGCCGCCATTGCAGGGAAGTTCCTGCCGATGATGTCGCGGTAGGCTTGGCCGATACCGCGGAGGTTACCGATATATTCCTGCTTGTCGGTGAAGTACCAGGTCATCGTCGTGATGTGGTGCGGCTCCGCCCCCCCGGCGGCGAGCACCGCGACCACATTTTTCAGAGTCTGACGGACCTGCTCGACGAAATCATCGGTTTCGAACTCGGAGCGCTCGTTCCAGCCGATCTGACCGCCGACGAAGAGAGTGCGGCCCTTCGCAGCGACGCCGTTGGCATAGCCGATGGGCTTTGCCCAACCTTCAGGTTGCAGGATGGTGTGCATTGGTTGTCTCCAGATGTTGCGTCAGTGCGGCTCGGATATCGTCCGGCCATGCAAGGGAAGCGTGGTTGGCGAGCGAGGTGGTGACGCCACCGTTATCGTGCCGTGCCCTTCATCAGCTCGCGGCCGATGATGAGCTTTTGAACTTCGGTCGCGCCCTCGTAGATGCGCAGCGCACGGATCTCACGATAGAGCCGCTCCGTGATCTCGCCGACGCGTACCCCCCGACCGCCGAAGAGCTGCAGCGCCTGGTCGATGACCCACTGCGCATTCTCCGTCGCCGTCATCTTGGCCATTGCCGCCTCGCGAGTCGTCGGCCGCTTTTGCACGTCGCGTTGCCACGCCGTGCGGCAGGTCAGAAGGGCTGCGGAGTCGATCGCCGTTGCCATCTCACCGAGTGTGCTTTGCGCGGTCGGCAGGTCGGCAAGCGTTGCGCCAAACATCTTGCGGTTCTTCGCATGTGCCACCGCCTCGTCGAGCGCGCGACGGGCAAAGCCGATCGCGGCGGCAGCGACGGATGGGCGGAAGATGTCGAGCGTGCGCATGGCGATCTTGAAGCCTTCGCCCGGGCTGCCGAGAAGCTGTGACGACGGAATACGGCAATTGTCGAAACGAAGCCGGGCGAGCGGATGCGGCGCAATCGTCTCGATGCGCTCGGCGATCGTGAAGCCCGGCGTGTCGGCAAAGACCACGAAGGCGGATATGCCACGCGTGCCGGGCGCCTCGCCGGTGCGGGCAAAGACAGTGTAGACGTCGGCGATGCCTCCGTTCGAGATCCAGGTCTTCTCGCCGTCTAGCACGAAATGGTCGCCGTCGCGGCGCGCCGCACAGGCCATCGCCGCAACATCCGAGCCCGCATCGGGTTCGGAAAGCGCAAAGGCGGAGATGCACTCGCCGCGGGCGACCTTGGGCAGGGTGGCCTGCTTCAGCGCCTCGGAGCCGGAAAGGCTGATCGCGCCAGTCCCCAGCCCCTGCATGGCGAAGGCGAAGTCGGCAAGCCCGTCGGTATAGGCGAGCGTTTCGCGGATGAGGCAAAGCGATCGGCTGTCGATGTCTTCGCTCGTACCGCCGAACGCCTTCGGCACGCAATGGCGAAGTACGCCTGCAGCGCCGAGCGCAGCGACCAGATGTTTGCAGGCGGCATCCACATCCCGGTGATCGACTTCGCCAAGACCGCCGCCGGCAACGAAGCCGTCCAATTCGGCGGCAAGCGCGCGATGCCTATCCTCGTAGAATGGCCAGTCGAGATGGTCGCGGGTTGGTGGGTGCAAAGCCGTCTCATGGGAACTCATGCTCAATTCCCTTTGAATTCCGGCTTCGCCTTGGCGGCAAAGGCCTCGAAGGCGCGGCGGAAGTCGCCGGTCGCCATGCAGATCGCTTGGGCCTGCGCTTCCGCTTCGATCAGCTGATCGATGCCCATCGCCCATTCCTGGTCGAGCATCTTCTTGGTCATTGCGTGAGCGAACCAGGGGCCATCGGCGATCGTGCGTGCGAATTTCTGCGCCTCGGCAAGCAGCGACGGACGCTCGTGGAGGGCGTTGTAGAAGCCCCAGGCGTGGCCCTCGGTCGCGGTCATGACCCGTCCGGTGAAGAGCAGTTCGGCGGCACGGCCCTGGCCGATAATGCGGGGAAGGATGCCGCAGGCGCCCATGTCGGCGCCGGCCAGCCCGACGCGGGTGAAGAGAAACGCCGTCTTCGCCTCCGGCGTTGCCACGCGGAAGTCGGAAGCCATCGCCAGGATGGCGCCGGCACCGGCGCAGATGCCGTCGACGGCTGATATGACGGGCTGCGGGCAGGCGCGGATCTGGCGCACCAGTTCGCCGGTCATACGGGTGAAATCAAGCAGATCCGGCATCGACATGCGCGTCAGCGGCTCGATGATCTCGAAGACGTCGCCGCCGGAGGAGAAGTTGTCGCTGGCGCCGGTCAGCACCACGGCGCGCACATCGCTGGCGCGACCAAGCGCCCGGAAGAGATCGCAAAGCTCCTCGTAACTTTCGAAGGTCAGTGGGTTCTTCTTTTCCGGACGGTCGAGCGTGATCGTGGCGACCCGGCCGTCGGCGTCCGTTTCGAACAGGAAGTGCTTGGCCTTATGGTCTTTGAAGGCGCGCTTCTTGGCCTGCATCGGGTTTGTCATGTCTATCCTCCGAGAACTTCGCCGCCCGCCACTGGGATGGCCTGGCCGGTGATCGCGGTTGCCTTCTCCGACACGAGCCAGGAGACCGTGTGTGCGACCTCGTCGGGCGTCACCAGGCGCCCTTGCGGATTGGAACGGGCAAGGCTGGCGCGCGCTTCCTCGCGCGAACGGCCAGTCTTCTCGCTGATCGTGTCGAGCGCACCGTCGATGAGTGGCGTGTCGGTGAACCCCGGGCAGACGGCATTGACGGTCACGTCGGTGCGGGCAAGTTCGAGCGCCAGCGCCCGCGTCAGGCCGATGACGCCGTGTTTCGAGGCGCAATAGGCTGAAACATAGGCGTAACCGGTGAGGCCCGCGGTGCTTGCGACATTGACGATCCGGCCGTTGCCGGCCCGGCGCACGGAGGCAAGGGCTGCCTGCGTCACAAGAAACACCCCGGTCAGGTTGACCGTGAGCACTCGTTGCCAGAGTGAAAGATCGGTTTTCTCGAACGGCGCCGAAGGAGCCTCGCCGGCGCAGTTGACGAGAACCGCAATCTCTCCGCTCTTCGCAATCGCAGCCGAAATGCCTTGCTCGACCGCTGCCGGGTCAGTCACATCGAACTCATGGTGGACGTGGGCTTCGCCGCCTGATGAGTGGATTTCCTCTTTCACGGCTTCGAGCGGCGCGGCGCGGCGCCCCACAAGGCTGACGATATGGCCATCGGCTGCGAGTGCAAGCGCGATCGCCTTGCCGATGCCGCTTCCGGCGCCCGTGACGAGGGCGTGTCTGCGGTTCATGGCTTGCCTACCGTCGTTGCGGCGCGCGCCAGATTGTTCACATATTGCGCGCGGGCGGAGTGGTATTGCTTTGGCCAGGGCTGCCCGTCATAGCCGATCTTCGCCGCCTCGTGCATGACGAAGGACGGGTCGGCCAGATGCGGACGCGCAATTGCGCAGAGGTCGGCACGGCCGGCCGCAATGATGGAATTGGCGTGGTCGGCTTCGGAAATCGCTCCGACGGCGATGGTCGGAACCTGGATCTCGTTGCGGATCTTGTCGGAAAATGGTGTCTGGAACAGCCGGCCGTAAACCGGTTTTTCTTCCTTCACCACCTGACCGGAGGAGCAGTCGATCATATCGGCGCCGGCTTCCTTGAACAGGCGGGCGAAAATCGCCGCATCGTCAGGAGTGTTGCCGCCTTCGTGCCAGTCGTGCGTCGAAAGGCGCACCGACATCGGTCGGTCCTCGGGCCACGCCTTACGGATCGCGTGGAACACTTCGAGCGGAAAGCGGGCGCGGGACGCATGGTCGCCGCCATAGTCGTCCGTGCGGAGGTTGGTGAGCGGCGACAGGAAGCTCGACAGCAGGTAGCCGTGCGCCACGTGCAGTTCGAGGATGTCGAAACCGAGGTCACGGGCGCGTCCGGTCGCCTGCACGAAGTCGGCGACGACGCGGTCCATGTCGGCTCGGGTCATTTCGCGCGGCGTATCCGAATGCGCGAGGTAAGGCAGGGCCGACGCGGAAATGAGCGGCCAGGCGCCCTCGTTCAAGGGCTGGTCGATCCCCTCCCAGGCCAATTTGGTCGCACCTTTTCTTCCGGCATGCCCGAGCTGGATGCCGATCTTGGCAGGCGTCTGCTGGTGCACGAAATCGACGATGCGCTTGAAGGCCAACGTCTGTTCGTCGTTCCAGAGTCCCAAGCATCCGGGCGTGATGCGGGCGTCAGGCGACACGCAGGTCATTTCAGGAAAAACGAGGGCCGCGCCGCCCATGGCGCGCGCACCGAGATGCACCAGGTGAAAGTCGTTGGGCACGCCGTCGGTCGCCGAATACATCGCCATTGGCGAAACGACGATGCGATTCCTGAGCGTCAGGCCGCGAAGCTTGAAAGGCGTGAACATCGGCGGGGGAACCGTGCCATTCGACGCCGGCTCGGCGCCGGCACGTTCGGCGAACCAGCGTTCGAAACCTTCGAGCCAGTCCTTGTCGCGAAGGCGAAGATTCTCGTGGCTGATACGCTGTGAGCGGGTCAGCATCGAATACATGAATTGCTCCGGCTCCAGCGTATCGGCATAGCGCGTGCCGGCGACTTCGAACCA encodes the following:
- a CDS encoding acyl-CoA dehydrogenase family protein; translation: MSSHETALHPPTRDHLDWPFYEDRHRALAAELDGFVAGGGLGEVDHRDVDAACKHLVAALGAAGVLRHCVPKAFGGTSEDIDSRSLCLIRETLAYTDGLADFAFAMQGLGTGAISLSGSEALKQATLPKVARGECISAFALSEPDAGSDVAAMACAARRDGDHFVLDGEKTWISNGGIADVYTVFARTGEAPGTRGISAFVVFADTPGFTIAERIETIAPHPLARLRFDNCRIPSSQLLGSPGEGFKIAMRTLDIFRPSVAAAAIGFARRALDEAVAHAKNRKMFGATLADLPTAQSTLGEMATAIDSAALLTCRTAWQRDVQKRPTTREAAMAKMTATENAQWVIDQALQLFGGRGVRVGEITERLYREIRALRIYEGATEVQKLIIGRELMKGTAR
- a CDS encoding alkyl sulfatase dimerization domain-containing protein, with amino-acid sequence MSLGPYAVGWFDGNATNLNPLPPAERARKMLEMTGGAEQMIARAREAVEAKEFQWAAEMIDHVLAIDPANIAANEIKARALTELGERQINATARNYYLTTAQYLSKGKEQN
- a CDS encoding RidA family protein, whose product is MHTILQPEGWAKPIGYANGVAAKGRTLFVGGQIGWNERSEFETDDFVEQVRQTLKNVVAVLAAGGAEPHHITTMTWYFTDKQEYIGNLRGIGQAYRDIIGRNFPAMAAMQVVALVEDRAKIEIQVTAVIPD
- a CDS encoding bifunctional salicylyl-CoA 5-hydroxylase/oxidoreductase — its product is MRIVCIGGGPAGLYFALLMKRQHPEHRITVVERNRAFDTFGWGVVFSDATMQSMRQWDPETAEAIEVAFNHWDDIELVFKGRKIRTTGHGFVGIGRKKMLNILQDRCLELGVELAFEHDVESDEEFADADLIIASDGVNSRIRNRYADVFQPDMVVRPNRYVWLGTDKRFDAFTFDFQRTEHGWFQAHIYRFDENTSTFIVETTDDVFQAHGLDHMDQQQSIEFCEKLFAETLDGHKLMTNARHMRGSAWLNFGRLICEKWSHFNGNSHVVLMGDSAHTAHFAIGSGTKLAIDDAIELTRQFDILGHDEANIPAVLAAYEEIRRVDVARIQNAARNAMEWFEVAGTRYADTLEPEQFMYSMLTRSQRISHENLRLRDKDWLEGFERWFAERAGAEPASNGTVPPPMFTPFKLRGLTLRNRIVVSPMAMYSATDGVPNDFHLVHLGARAMGGAALVFPEMTCVSPDARITPGCLGLWNDEQTLAFKRIVDFVHQQTPAKIGIQLGHAGRKGATKLAWEGIDQPLNEGAWPLISASALPYLAHSDTPREMTRADMDRVVADFVQATGRARDLGFDILELHVAHGYLLSSFLSPLTNLRTDDYGGDHASRARFPLEVFHAIRKAWPEDRPMSVRLSTHDWHEGGNTPDDAAIFARLFKEAGADMIDCSSGQVVKEEKPVYGRLFQTPFSDKIRNEIQVPTIAVGAISEADHANSIIAAGRADLCAIARPHLADPSFVMHEAAKIGYDGQPWPKQYHSARAQYVNNLARAATTVGKP
- a CDS encoding enoyl-CoA hydratase family protein; its protein translation is MTNPMQAKKRAFKDHKAKHFLFETDADGRVATITLDRPEKKNPLTFESYEELCDLFRALGRASDVRAVVLTGASDNFSSGGDVFEIIEPLTRMSMPDLLDFTRMTGELVRQIRACPQPVISAVDGICAGAGAILAMASDFRVATPEAKTAFLFTRVGLAGADMGACGILPRIIGQGRAAELLFTGRVMTATEGHAWGFYNALHERPSLLAEAQKFARTIADGPWFAHAMTKKMLDQEWAMGIDQLIEAEAQAQAICMATGDFRRAFEAFAAKAKPEFKGN
- a CDS encoding SDR family NAD(P)-dependent oxidoreductase; the protein is MNRRHALVTGAGSGIGKAIALALAADGHIVSLVGRRAAPLEAVKEEIHSSGGEAHVHHEFDVTDPAAVEQGISAAIAKSGEIAVLVNCAGEAPSAPFEKTDLSLWQRVLTVNLTGVFLVTQAALASVRRAGNGRIVNVASTAGLTGYAYVSAYCASKHGVIGLTRALALELARTDVTVNAVCPGFTDTPLIDGALDTISEKTGRSREEARASLARSNPQGRLVTPDEVAHTVSWLVSEKATAITGQAIPVAGGEVLGG
- a CDS encoding 3-hydroxyacyl-CoA dehydrogenase NAD-binding domain-containing protein, which codes for MPEIRFSQSVSARREQGALVVTIDNPPVNALSAHVRSGLMAALDHATDLPTITGLVITGAGSTFIGGADIKEFGKPPMEPMLPEVIDRIETFEKPVVCSVNGSALGGGCEVALACHGRIAGEKAAFGLPEVKLGIVPGAGGTQRLPRLIGTIAAIDLIGTGRTVNVSEAVALGLADGTAADPVAAALTLLRELGAKPLRRTGLMAVPTVDAAAVSAAEAKVLARARGQSAPVEAVRLVKAAGQVDLKQGLAEERCTFLRLRDSVESAALLHVFFAERAAGKIEGLETVSPRRIETVAVVGAGLMGAGIAVSALISGCRVIALEQTKEAAAGARDRIAETLDKTVRSGRMGQDGRDDCLARLQTTAEAADLATVDLVIEAVFDDLQVKMDLFRRLDGILAPGTILATNTSYLDPDVIAAATTDPTRVVGLHFFSPANVMRLVEVVDCAKTAPDVLASALAFVKRLGKLPVVCGVTEGFIGNRIFSAYRREAELMLEDGAVPDEIDAAFEAYGFPMGIFAVNDMAGLEIAWARRKRQAATRDPAARYVEIADRLCEAGRLGRKSGRGWYAYPNGERTVDPEVTAMIKAARAAKNITPRAITAEEIMGRLLKAMVDEGTALLAEGIAARPGDIDLVMINGYGFPAHKGGPMFTAQQGKDLKS
- the pcaF gene encoding 3-oxoadipyl-CoA thiolase, with amino-acid sequence MSEAYIIDGVRTPIGRYGGALSVARADDLAAHVIRDALARVASVPAEAIDEVVFGCANQAGEDNRNVARMAALLAGLPDAVPGTTINRLCGSGLDAVGYAARAIRLGEAEVVIAGGVESMSRAPFVMPKAQNAFQRSTEVHDTTIGWRFVNPVMQERYGIESMPETAENVAAEFDISRADQDGFALRSQARAAAAQKNGRFAREIAPYPIKGRKGETTHVLEDEHPRETTFEKLASLPTPFRTNGTVTAGNASGVNDGAAALLLASGRAVEHYGLTPLARVEGMATAGVPPRVMGMGPVFSTRKLMDRLGVGIGDIDILELNEAFAAQALACMRQLGFADDAAHVNPNGGAIALGHPLGMSGARLALTAALELELRGARRAVATMCIGVGQGISMLLTRP